TTCCACTGCACTGGTCGGGGAGAAAGCAAGACCGATTACCGAGTTTTTGACAGCGGGTACAGCTGTCATGATGAAGGTCGTCAAAATCGTCATGTACTATGCTCCAATTGGACTTGGTGCTTATTTTGCGGCGATAATCGGGCAGCTTGGGCCGCAGATTTTAGAAGGCTACGCTCGCACTTTCATTCTTTATCTAGTCTTGGCCTTGATTTATTATTTCGGCTTCTTCACTTTGTATGCCTTTATCGCAGGCGGGAAAGATGGAGTTAAACTATTTTGGAAAAACGCCCTGACACCATCCATTACAGCCATTGCAACTTGTTCTAGTGCCGCATCCATTCCAGTCAATCTGGAATCAGTCAAGAAAATGGGCGTGCCTAAGGATATAGCGGAGACTGTCATCCCACTCGGAGCCAACACTCATAAAGATGGTTCGGTATTCGGCGGGGTATTGAAAATCGTTTTCCTTTTCAGCTTATTTGGAAAAGATATGACAAGCATATCAAGCATTTTAAGTATACTGGCTGTTGCCTTTTTGGTTGGAGCCGTTATGGGTGCCATTCCTGGGGGCGGCATGATTGGGGAAATGCTGATTCTGAGTGTATTCGGCTTCCCTGTTGAAGTCCTGCCGATCATTGCCGTTATATCCACGATCATCGATGCTCCTGCCACACTGCTTAACTCAACAGGAAACACCGTTTGTGCCATGCTTGTCACAAGGCTAGTTGAGGGAAAAAAATGGTTAAAACAAGCATTCATTAAAGAAGCTGTATGATTCTTATAACTGACTGGCTCCTGGTTAAAACAGGAGCCAGTTTTTTCATTTTTTCGACTTTCTTTCAAACAGTACTTTAATTGACAAGGGGTTCCTATCCCTTACATAGAATTAAAGACTGAAGGAGGGATTTGAATGTTAATGAAATGTTTACCTGCCGCAATCCTTATCACGGGACTATTATATATTTTTTTTATACCGGAAGAGCCTTTAATCATTAAAATCATGTTCAAGGTCATTCCCATGTTATTAATTTTGCTCTACGCCTTCACAAATGTGGGAAGACGGGATCGATACCAATCCTTCATACTTCTTGGTCTATTCTTTTGCATGCTTGGAGATGCTTTGTTAATCTGGTTCGTCATCGGGCTTTGTGCCTTCTTGATCGGCCACCTTTTCTATATTTCAGCATTCTTTAGACTGTGGAACTTTTCATGGCTCCGATTTGCTGTGATTCTTCCGATTAGCATTTACTCCACTTGGATTGGACGTGAAATTGTACATTCGTTAATCGAAAAAGGTGAACATGACCTCATCATCCCTGTAATCTGTTATGTAACGGTCATCTCTCTCATGGGCTGGGCGGCATTCATGACCGGCAATGCGGCCGTCATCATCGGCGGGGTCCTGTTCGTGATTTCCGACTCCATTTTATCTTGGAACAAATTCATCGATGATGTTGCCTATTCTGGACCACTGATCATGCTTACCTACTATGCAGCCCAGTTTTGCATCGCTAACAGCATTCGCATGAAACCTTCTTTCCAGTTATCGAAAGATTTGCAAAGTGAACGGCCAAACCTTTGAACCCCGAATACCCGTTCGTTTCACATGAAACAATTTTTCATTAAAAAAGGCATCCACAGCTCTAATGGAACTGTGGACACCCTTTTTCAACCTTTAATTTTCTTAATGAAGACTACTTTTAAATAATCGCCTTCCTTATATTCCCTGCTTGTTTTAAAATCAGCCGGTAATGAGAATTGTTCCATGATCTCATACTTTCCATTCATTTCCTTGAAAGCAACATCAATGAAGCTCTTGAATTTTTTCATGTCGAACGTACTGCAATTAGTTGAGGCGATAATGATCCCATTGTCTTCCGTAATGGAAATGGTATCCTTCAATAGATTCGTATAGTCTTTCCCGGCACTAAAAGTAAACTTCTTCGATTTGGCAAAGCTGGGCGGATCAAGGATGACCATTTCAAATTTCAAAGCTTTCTTCACCGCATATTTAAAATACTTGAAAACATCCATCACCACGATATTGTGAGCTTCAGGATCTATGCCATTCACACTGAACTGCTCGATCGTCTTTGGTAAACTGCGATTCGCCAGGTCGACACTCGTTGTTTTAACTGCACCGCCTAAAGCGGCAAACACGGAGAATGCCCCCGTATAGGAGAACATATTCAACACCGTTTTCCCTTTTGAATATTCATCCCGGATTTTCTTTCTGACATCGCGTTGATCAAGGAAGACACCGACCATTGCCCCATCATTCAGATAAACAGCGAAGTGGACTCCATTTTCCTTTACAAGAAGCGGAAATGCCGGCTGTTCGCCCATGACAAAATCGTCTTCATCCACGTACTGCCCCTTTGTATCAAAGCGTTTCTTCTGATAAATCGATTTAACCTCGACCGTTTCCTGCAATGCCTTAATGATGTAGTCTTTAAAGGAATATATTCCCTTGCTATACCAGCTAATGACATAGTGACCATCATAATGATCAATGATTAAACCACCAATTCCGTCACCTTCCCCATTAAACAAGCGGAAAGCGGTAGTCTCCCCATCTTCAAAAAATGACTTTCGGAATTCGCATGCTGCCTGGATTTTGCCGGTAAAGAAGGCTTGATCAATCTTTTCATCTTCTCTTTGGGTCAATACCCAGCCATAGCCCTTATTCTGTTTACCATAATATCCTTTTGCCAGAAACCGGTTGTTTTCATCCACCAAATGCACCAATGACCCCTCTTCCCTAAGGTCATTAAGGTTGGCTATCGACTCTTTAACAATCAAGGGAAAACCCTTGGCGATTTTACTCACGAACTTAGCTTTCACTTTTATATCTATTTCTTTTCCCATATTTATCATCCTATCTATGCATATGCTTTCCTCCCCATTTTACCCTAATCCCTTTATAAATAAAAACCAGCCCGGTTCCTTAACCAGGCTGGTTTCTAGAAAACTTTGATTATGAAACTTCCAAATGAAGATCTCCTGGCTTAACTTTACCCATCATCTTCAATACCCGATGCAATGCAAGTGTGATTAAAGCTGGCAATACCATACCCACTGCCACATAAACCAGGAACGTGTACAACCCCTGACCAGTTATTATGGCAATCGGGGCAATCATTGAACTTAACCCCATGCCTCCAAGCTCATACGGCACTTGAAAATCGAATGCCAAGGTAGCGATAGGCGCACAGATGATTGCAGCTACAAAAGGCGGAACGGCATATAATGGTTTCTTGATTAAGTTAGGAAATTGAACTTTTGGCGTAACGATCATCTGTGCCAGGAACCCGCCCATATCATTATCTTTATAAGACATGACAGTGAACCCTACAAACTGAACGGTACATCCGATTAGAGCTGCAGCACTGGAAACGGGATCTAATTGCAGAGCGATCGCCAGTGCAGCGGAAGACGCCGGTGTCATCAATAAAATGCTCCATACCAAGGCAATGACCATTGAACCGATTAAGGGAGAACCTTCGACCGCAGCGGTGGTTTGGCTGCTTATCCATGTTAGGAGCGGAGTGGTGACAAGAGCCAGGCCATATCCCGAAACTCCACCGACAAGAACTGCTCCCATTGGGATGGCCATGATGTCCAACTTCGTTTTGCCGATTAGGCGCTTACCTATATATGTTGCAATTACTGCTGCCAAGACAGCACTTAGCGGCTGACCCGTAACAATCGTGAAAGCACCCTCAGCAGTTCTGTGAATGGCAGCACCCCCAACAGTACTTGAAGCCATGGCGCTAAAGATAATTAATGAATTTCCACCTAGCTGATATGCGATGCCTGCTCCTAAAGCCGGTGCCAGCAAGACCTTTGCGGCCCCGCCTATTGCCAGGAAGACCTCCCAATCTAAATATCCCCCTATGGATTCAAACAATAACCCGATCCCTAATGTAACCAAAACAGCGTTGGCTATCCCTGTCGATGCCTTGTACATTCGATCGCTGAAGTATTCTTTCCTGCTCACTATATCTCCACTCCTTATTAATTATCAAAATATTCAATTTTGTAAAATGCAAAAAAAATAAAGGTCTTCATTTTAAAAGCCTATTAAGTATATCGCACCGCTTCCTATAACGTCTGCTCGTATAATAACATGAATTTTCTGATAATGTAAGAAGTATTTTATTCTAATAAAATAAAAGCGTTTTCAAAAATAAAGGTTTAACCCATTATTATACAAGAAAATACTAATATTATATTATCCCAAAATAGATTTTCCTTTTTTAGGATGTGCTACATGGAAGATATTTCGAGACATTTGCGACAAAAAAAAAGAACCCGATTCAAGGATTCTCTCACTAGCTGGATATCTCGCTCTAATAGAGACCCACCTTATTCTTATTGAAAACCTTCCAATGTTGCAAAAGTGTCCTTCAAAAATTGGTAAAACAATTTCTCCGTTGGCATAAGTTCCCTATCAGTTGGAACGATGACCCCTACAGCCCTGGTTACCGACGGTTCCTCCAGCGGCAATTTAACCGTAAAACGTGGCAAGCTATCAATCAAGGAAATCTCAGGTATCAAGGTTATACCCAACCCTGCCCCCACCAGGCCTTTTATAGCATCAGTATCTTTTCCTTCAAATGCCACTTCCGGTTCAAAGCCATGAAGTTTGCAAGCTTTCATGACAAGATCCCTTAAAACATAGCCCTTTGGAGATAGGATGAACGGATTTCCTTTAAGCTCATTCAAGCATAGTGATTTCTTCAAGGCCAAAGGATGACTTTCTGGTAAAAGGGCAACTAAGTTCTCAATAAATAGCGTTTCACCTTTGATTTTCTTTTCATTCGTCGGCAGAGGACCGATCAAGGCCATGTTAATATTACCTTTTATTACCGAATCTATCAGGTATCGATATGAGCCTTGTTTCAAAGTGAACTTTGCCTGCGGATAACTTTCCCTGAATTCGGAAATGACCCTTGGCAATACATAAGAAGCCAAACTGCTGGGAAAGCCAATGCGGATTGTCCCTTTTTCTGGATCCAGACTTTCAGCCATCTCACGCTTGGCACGATCGATTATATCCATAGCTTGTTCCATATTCATTAAAAATGTATGTCCTATAGGCGTCAATCTGATCTTTCGGCCTTCCCGGATAAATAGGGGCACACCTAATTCTTCTTCTAAATTGTAGATTTGACGACTGACTGCCGACTGGGCAACATGCAAGTTCACCGCTGCTTCCGTCATATGTTCACGCTTTGCCACTTCAATGAAATATTCGATTTGCCTTAATTCCACTCTAAGCTCCCTCTTCCATATCAAAACAGCATGTTACTTATCTAATATTCAGATTGTTTGTTTTATTTTTAAATTATATCATGAAAGTATCGTATAAAGACTGATATCTTATTCAATTGTATTTTAAGAATAAATTACCTTAAGGGAGAGAGAACAATGACCACTTCACAAGAAGTCGAGCATACGGAATTACAAGTTGCCAAAGAGTTCGTAAGTCAAGTATATGCACAGGTGAAGGAGCGCAATCCCCACGAAAGTGAGTTCCATCAAGCCGTAAAAGAGATATTCCTTTCATTGGTCCCCGTTTTTGCAAAACATCCTGAATATATGAAAAGCGGAATATTGGAGAGGCTGGTTGAACCCGAAAGAATGATCACCTTCCGTGTTTCATGGGTTGATGACCTGGGAAATGTTCAAGTCAACCGTGGTTTTCGTGTACAATTCAACAGTGCAATCGGGCCATTCAAAGGCGGTCTTCGATTCCATCCCACTGTCAATTCCAGCATCATTAAGTTTCTTGGTTTCGAGCAAATCTTTAAAAACTCTCTTACTGGCCAGCCGATCGGTGGGGGAAAAGGCGGATCGGACTTCGATCCTAAAGGAAAATCGGACGCGGAAATCATGCGTTTTTGCCAAAGTTTCATGACAGAACTAGCTCGCTATATCGGACCTGATACAGATGTACCGGCTGGAGATATCGGAGTCGGTGCAAGGGAGATCGGTTACCTGTTCGGTCAGTATAAAAAGATGCAAGGCAGCTACCATGCTGGTGTCTTAACCGGTAAAGGCATAAGTTACGGCGGAAGTTTGGCCCGTACAGAAGCGACTGGTTATGGAACGGTTTACTTCGTCGAAGAAATGCTAAAAGACAAAGGGTTACAATTCCATGGCAGCACTGTCGTTATCTCCGGATCTGGCAATGTATCCATTTATGCCATTGAAAAAGCTACACAGCTAGGCGCAAAAGTTGTTGCATGCAGCGACTCCAATGGCTATATATATGATGAAAATGGTCTGAACCTTGACACAGTTCGACGTCTAAAAGAAGTGGAACGAAAACGTTTGAGCGAGTATGTCGATGCGCACCCGGAAGCCGTATACCATGAAGGAAGCTATGGCATTTGGTCTGTACCATGTGACATCGCACTGCCTTGTGCCACACAAAATGAAATCGATGAAGAAGCAGCAAAATTACTGGTCAAAAACAATGTGAAGGCAGTTGGTGAGGGTGCTAATATGCCCTCAACCCTCGAGGCCATTGATGTATTCCTTAATAACGGCATCCTTTTTGGACCAGCAAAAGCGGCCAATGCAGGCGGCGTTGCCGTGTCTGCACTTGAAATGGCCCAAAACAGTGCCAGAATGCCTTGGACTTTTGAAGATGTCGATGCCAAGCTGCACGAGATCATGAAAAACATCTATAAAAATAGTGTAGAGGCCGCAGAGGCATATGGTGTGCCTGGCAACTTAGTTGTCGGGGCCAATATTGCCGGATTCCTTAAAGTGGCGGATGCGATGCTGACTCAAGGTATACTCTAGCAATCAGTTGATTTAGGAGGCGGTTCCGACAAGGACCGCCTTACTTTTGTAAAAGAGCGTTTTCACTTTCTTATCCCACTCATTCATTTTAATTCAAGCTGGGTATCCACAATTAGATAACATCAATTGGATTAAAAACATTTCTTTCTTACGACAAAAAAGAGTGCCGGAAAAGTTCCGGCACTCTTTTTGTTGAAAGACAATCATTCTTTTGTGACCAATTTCAATGGAACGGATATTGTGTCATCCACTTTGTCACCTTTTAGGATTTTTTCAGCCGCATTAACCGCTTCTTCACCGATAAGTGCCGGTTGTTGGGCGATTGTAGCTTTTAGTTCACCGTTTTCAACTGCTTTCAATGCATCATCATTTCCGTCAAAACCAACCACGATGATGTCTTTTCCTGCTGCCTTGATTGCTTCAATGGCTCCTAGTGCCATTTCATCATTATGGGCGAATACCGCTTGGATGTCTTTATTGCCTTGCAGGATATTTTCCATGACATTAAGCCCTTTTGTCCGGTCGAATTCCGCCGTTTGGCTTGTCAGGACATCTAACTGCTTGTCCGCAATATTGTGGAAACCTTTCCCGCGTTCACGAGTTGCGGATGCTCCGGATACCCCTTCAAGCTCCACTACTTTCGCTTTATCGCCAAGCTCCTTAACTAGATATTCTGCAGCCATTTCCCCGCCAGCCACATTGTCGGAAGCGATGAATGTTTCAATGTCACCTTCGTCTGAAGAGCGGTCAATCGTGATAACTGGAATGCCTGCTTCATTTGCTGATTGAACGGCTGAAGATATTGCCGCAGAGTCAGTAGGATTCACAAGAAGGACATCAACCTTTTGAAGAATTAAATCTTCAATTCCGCTAATTTGTTTTGCCGTATCATCTTGGGCGTCAACAACTGTGACTTTCATGCCTTTTTCTTTTGCTTCTTTTTCAATGCCATCTTTTAAGGAAACGAAGAATGGGTTGTTTAAAGTAGAGATGCTGACTCCGACTTTCACGTCTTTCATGGAGCCTTTCTTTTCTTTTTTATCATCCGATAAACCAGAGTCCATTGAACAGGCAGCCAAGACCATTAAAGAAAGAACCATGATAATTGATACTATTTTTTTCATTGATTACACCTCTTCTTATGATTTTTTACGGTCAAGTAAGACCGCGATTAATATAACTGCACCCTTTACCACTTGCTGGTAGAAAGAGGATACACCAAGTAAATTCATGCCGTTATTCAAGGTACCGATGATCAGGACACCCACCAGCGTACCGAACAACCGCCCTTTACCGCCTGAAAGGCTCGTTCCGCCTAGCACCACGGCTGCAATGGCATCCATTTCATAGGATTGGCCTGCAGTCGGCTGTGCCGAATTCAGACGGGATGTTAAAATGGCACCAGCGATTGCCGCCATCGTACCGGCCAGACCATATATGGCCACCTTGACTCGGTCAACTTTAATCCCTGAAATACGGGAAGCCTTTTCATTTCCCCCAATGGCATATGTTTTACGGCCAAAGGATGTTTTATGAAGCAGGAACCATAGGATCAAGAAAGCGATGACCATCACCACTGCCGGTACTGGAAGTCCCAGGAAGTAACCTCTCCCAAGCATCTGGAACATTTCAGAATCGCCGATTCCAGTAATCGGCTTTCCATCTGTATACACAAGCGTTAATCCCCGGAAAATCGTCATGGTTGCCAGTGTCACGATGAAAGGGGCCATTTTTCCCTTTGAAACGAGGATCCCATTGATTACACCCATTATTGCACCTAGTAGAATCCCTACTAGTATAGCTAAAATCGGATCTAATCCCGAGACCATCATACCAGCCATAAGTGCGCTGGATAGAGCTAAAATGGAACCGACGGACAAGTCGATGCCACCTGTCAATATGATAAAAGTCATTCCAAATGCAATAAGTGCATTGATGGAGGTTTGACGCAATAAATTCAAAATATTATTCGGTTCCATGAATGATGGATTTAAAACGGTTATTACGATAAATAAAAGTACCAGGGCGAGTAACGGACCAAATTTCTGCCAGATCCCGCTTTTCCCTGTAGCCTCAAGTTTCATCCTAGTTCCCTCCTGTCGCCAGAGCCATAATTTTTTCTTGTGTCGCTTCCTGCTTTAACAATTCCCCAGCAATTTCACCTTCGTGAACCACAAGGATTCTATCACTCATTCCAATGATTTCGGGAAGTTCTGACGAAACCATGATGATGGCTATGCCCCGCTCCGTCAATTCATTCATCAATTCATAAATTTCACGTTTCGCACCAACATCTATGCCCCGGGTCGGTTCATCCATGATTAAAACTTTAGGGGAAGTGCCGATCCACTTGGCTATTACCACCTTCTGTTGATTTCCTCCGGATAGATTGCCGATGACCGTTTCGGCAGAAGATGTCTTCACATGAAGTCGCTTAATCATCATTTCGGCAAAGTTCATCTCATCTTCCGTTTTTACGATTCCGCCAGGAGCAAAACTCTTGAGATTCGGCAAGCCGATATTTTCCCTTACAGAAAAGTCCAGGATCAACCCCTCTTCTTTACGATTTTCCGTAATGAAAGCCAGGCCGTGCCGAACTGCATCAGTTGGTTTTCGTATGGAAACTTTTTTGCCTTCAATGGTAATTTCACCACTGTCTATTTGATCGACACCAAATAGGGCGCGCATTATTTCTGTTCTGCCTGCTCCCATTAATCCGGCTACACCGACAATCTCACCTTGCCGAACCGAGAAATGGATATCTTCAAAAAGCCCCTTTTTAGTTAAACCTTTTACATCAAGGACTATGTCTCCAGCATTCGCTTCACGATGAGGAAACCGATCCTCCAGCTCCCGCCCGACCATTTTCTGAACGACTTCATCGAAATTCGTATCTGCAATTCTTTTCGTATCGACTGTTTTACCGTCACGCATTACGGTGATCCTGTCACAAATGGCGAATATTTCTTCCATTCGGTGAGAAATATAAACAAGCGATACTCCCTTTTTGGTAAGTCCCTTCATCACTTCAAAGAGCTTCTCTATTTCTCTATCAGTTAAAGCGGCTGTGGGCTCGTCCATGATGATGACTTCTGCATCCGTCATGAGCGCCTTGGCAATTTCAATCATTTGCTGTTCCCCGACAGAACAAAGTCCGGCTTCCTTATCAAAAGGAAGGGAAATATTAAGTGTTTTAAAAATCTCGTTTGCACGCGCTTTCATTTGCTTCGTCTTCAGGACACCGAAGGCATTCACCATTTCCCTGCCGATAAAGAGATTCTCAAGCACAGTCATTTCCGGCCAAATATTCAATTCCTGACGGATAAAGGCCATTCCCGCCTCTTCCGCTTCCTTTGAATCCTTGAATGAGGTTTCTTTACCGTTAATCTCAATCGTTCCTTGATCTTGTTTGTGCAGCCCGGTCAAAATGTTCATCAAGGTTGATTTCCCCGCTCCATTTTCCCCCATTAGTGCATGTACTTCCCCAGCCTCTAAAGAAAAATGAACACCTTCCAATACCTTGTTTTGACCAAATGCTTTATAAATATTGTGCATTTCGATTTGCATGCTCATCATCTCATTTCTTTAAAAGAATACTCCAGACTGCAATATGCAATTTGAATATGGCGTCGTCTCCCCGGTCCGGATTATTGCTTTCGCGTTACTTGTCAGCCTTTTAAAATCCTCATGGGAAACATATTCAATCGCTGCTCCGAATTGCTGCTCCATGTATTGATGCTGTTCCGGGTTTTTAACCTTCACTTCTGTGGCAGCGATAACTTTTTCAACAACCATATCTTCGTGAACCGCCCGGACGACATCTTGAAATGATGGTGTTCCAGGCGTCAATGCTAAGTCTATCTTGCAAACTCCCGGAGGTACCGGCAGCCCGGCATCACCTACGACAATATAATCGGTATGACCAAGGTCAACCAGGACCTTGGCTATTGAACTGTTGATGATTCCTTGTCGTTTCATGCTTCAAAGCCCCTCTCGACCTCTAATCTTTGCGGCATGCCACCTTGAGCGCCTAACTTCGTCACGGAAATGGAGGCCGCCCGGTTCGCAAATGACAAACATTCGTCAAAACTTTTTCCTTCTGCAACCGCCACGGCAAAGGCAGCATTGAATGTATCCCCTGCGCCTGTTGTATCCACCGCTTCGACTTCAAAGCTTGGAACAACCTTTTCTTCATGTCCGTCAAAATAACGGACGCCATTTTTTCCTTCGGTAATGAATAATTTATTTGGATACTCAGTCAAGACTTTCGTTCTATCTCTCCCATTGAATAGAATCTCGAATTCATGTTCATTCGGAGTAAGGAATGACGCCTGCTGAATGACAGCCTCGCTTAGCTTGCGGGCGGGAGCTGGGTTCAATAGTAATCTCTTTTGAAGCCTGTTGCACATTTCAGCCAGATATTCCACGGTTTCCTCTGGTATTTCCTGCTGAACCATCACGATATCCGATTCCTCTATCACCTTTTTCGCCTTTTGTACATATTCGGGAGTAATGAAATCATTCGCACCTTTAACAACAATAATGCTGTTATCACCTTCCGAAAGGGTAATGTGTGCTGTCCCGGAAGCGGAACCTGTAACCGGTTCCACATACTCCGTATTTACATGATTTTTTTTCAGGTTTTCTAAGATGATCTCTCCATAGACATCATCCCCTACACATCCAACCATTGACACTTCTGCACCAAGACGTGCCGCTGCAACAGCCTGATTGGCTCCCTTTCCTCCAGGGACCGTGATAAATGACTCTCCTAAAACCGTTTCCCCGGCCATTGGCCTCTTAGTCGATGTCACCACTAAATCCATTGAAGAACTTCCCACTACTGCAATTCTAATCATGTCTTCTCCGCCTTCCTTCTCGTTGTTTGTCTCTCCACAAAAGAAACAGGGAGCTTTTTATGTGTTACTTCCATTTTTTCTTGATCGATCTTTTTAATTAGCATTTCTGCCGCTTGTGCCCCCATCTCATAGGCTGGCTGCCGAATTGTCGATAACGGTGGGTGCAATAACGCCGTGAAGGAGATATCATCATAGCCGATCAATTGTATGTCTTCCGGTATTCGTATTCCCCGTTTTAAAATCTCTTGAAGTGCGGCAGCGGCAACAATATCATTACAAGCAATGATTCCATCCGTTTCCGGATATTTCTCGAACAGCTGCTTCACGCAAGTTTGGCCGCCCTGAAGTGTTAGGGATGAATCCATGACTTGCACGTTCACTTTTGCTTGTTTTAATTCCTCCAGTGCTGCCATGTACCGTTCATATACAGGCTTTATTTCTACTGGCCCCCTAATGAGGACGATATTCGTACTGCCTCTATCCAGCAATACGCGTGCTGCCAGTTTACCGCCTGTTTTTTGATCGGAATAAACAGCTGGTAATTTCTCTCCCGTACGGTCGAGAAGGACTACTGGAATATCCAGATTATCGAAATTTTCATTGGCTTCTTCACTAGTGGAAGCAATCATGCCCACTACATTATTTTGCAGAAAAGTGTCAATATATTCTATTTCTTTATCTCTCTTTTCATCACTATTTCCAAAAATTAACCGATATCCAAATTGCTGCAGATAATCCTCGACACCTCTTGCCATTTCTGGGAAGAAGGGATTCGTAATGTCCGGCAAAATC
This sequence is a window from Brevibacillus sp. JNUCC-41. Protein-coding genes within it:
- the rbsK gene encoding ribokinase, whose protein sequence is MIRIAVVGSSSMDLVVTSTKRPMAGETVLGESFITVPGGKGANQAVAAARLGAEVSMVGCVGDDVYGEIILENLKKNHVNTEYVEPVTGSASGTAHITLSEGDNSIIVVKGANDFITPEYVQKAKKVIEESDIVMVQQEIPEETVEYLAEMCNRLQKRLLLNPAPARKLSEAVIQQASFLTPNEHEFEILFNGRDRTKVLTEYPNKLFITEGKNGVRYFDGHEEKVVPSFEVEAVDTTGAGDTFNAAFAVAVAEGKSFDECLSFANRAASISVTKLGAQGGMPQRLEVERGFEA
- a CDS encoding LacI family DNA-binding transcriptional regulator; protein product: MATIRDVAKEAGVSVATVSRVMNGSGYAHEDTKKVVMAAVEKLNYKPNEVARSLYKRKSKLVGLILPDITNPFFPEMARGVEDYLQQFGYRLIFGNSDEKRDKEIEYIDTFLQNNVVGMIASTSEEANENFDNLDIPVVLLDRTGEKLPAVYSDQKTGGKLAARVLLDRGSTNIVLIRGPVEIKPVYERYMAALEELKQAKVNVQVMDSSLTLQGGQTCVKQLFEKYPETDGIIACNDIVAAAALQEILKRGIRIPEDIQLIGYDDISFTALLHPPLSTIRQPAYEMGAQAAEMLIKKIDQEKMEVTHKKLPVSFVERQTTRRKAEKT
- a CDS encoding sugar ABC transporter ATP-binding protein, producing MQIEMHNIYKAFGQNKVLEGVHFSLEAGEVHALMGENGAGKSTLMNILTGLHKQDQGTIEINGKETSFKDSKEAEEAGMAFIRQELNIWPEMTVLENLFIGREMVNAFGVLKTKQMKARANEIFKTLNISLPFDKEAGLCSVGEQQMIEIAKALMTDAEVIIMDEPTAALTDREIEKLFEVMKGLTKKGVSLVYISHRMEEIFAICDRITVMRDGKTVDTKRIADTNFDEVVQKMVGRELEDRFPHREANAGDIVLDVKGLTKKGLFEDIHFSVRQGEIVGVAGLMGAGRTEIMRALFGVDQIDSGEITIEGKKVSIRKPTDAVRHGLAFITENRKEEGLILDFSVRENIGLPNLKSFAPGGIVKTEDEMNFAEMMIKRLHVKTSSAETVIGNLSGGNQQKVVIAKWIGTSPKVLIMDEPTRGIDVGAKREIYELMNELTERGIAIIMVSSELPEIIGMSDRILVVHEGEIAGELLKQEATQEKIMALATGGN
- the rbsD gene encoding D-ribose pyranase, with protein sequence MKRQGIINSSIAKVLVDLGHTDYIVVGDAGLPVPPGVCKIDLALTPGTPSFQDVVRAVHEDMVVEKVIAATEVKVKNPEQHQYMEQQFGAAIEYVSHEDFKRLTSNAKAIIRTGETTPYSNCILQSGVFF